One segment of Candidatus Edwardsbacteria bacterium DNA contains the following:
- a CDS encoding cation transporter: MRKTEIPVSGMHCASCVNNVEQYLKKLNGIVSVNVNLAAEKAFIEYDEGQIDIAGIVKAINDSGYQVPEMPPSSEAPALAAVSSLDTRREEYYRSLKKRFLFALIFAVPVFLGGMHMFFPFLPAWLHDPYIMLALAAPVQIFSGWPFYQGLWAAIKRRNADMNTLVAVGTTAAFGYSLAATFIPEFFARAGQSPVYYYDSAAV, from the coding sequence ATGAGGAAAACCGAGATCCCCGTCAGCGGGATGCATTGCGCCTCCTGCGTCAATAACGTCGAGCAGTACCTGAAAAAGCTCAACGGGATAGTTTCGGTCAACGTAAATCTGGCCGCCGAGAAGGCTTTTATAGAATACGATGAGGGGCAGATCGATATCGCCGGGATAGTCAAAGCCATCAACGATTCGGGCTATCAGGTTCCGGAAATGCCGCCTTCATCAGAAGCCCCGGCGCTGGCCGCCGTTTCATCATTGGATACCCGGCGGGAGGAATATTACCGGTCGCTTAAAAAAAGATTTTTGTTCGCCCTGATATTCGCCGTTCCTGTCTTTTTGGGCGGGATGCATATGTTCTTTCCTTTCCTTCCGGCCTGGCTGCATGATCCTTATATAATGCTGGCTCTGGCGGCCCCGGTCCAGATATTCTCCGGCTGGCCGTTCTATCAGGGATTGTGGGCCGCGATAAAACGGCGCAATGCCGACATGAACACCTTGGTGGCGGTGGGCACCACCGCCGCCTTCGGCTACAGCCTGGCGGCCACATTTATTCCAGAGTTCTTCGCCCGGGCCGGGCAGAGTCCCGTCTATTATTACGATTCGGCGGCGGTGAT
- a CDS encoding histidine phosphatase family protein gives MELILVRHGQTQWNREQIFRGSKDIELDEAGQRQAEALGARLKSRRIDAIYSSSLKRAMATAEAIARLQGLPVMVGPGLVDMCFGEWEGMAHQEVKQKYPKQYQTWRENPWKARIPGASNIKDVQAQSLKAIKGLVEDNLPESTVAVVTHRVILKLILMKMLNMEPEGFWNIKLSSCGLTTVEWAGARFVLTCLNDTGHLADLNIKQIDF, from the coding sequence GTGGAACTGATATTGGTCAGGCACGGTCAAACCCAATGGAACAGGGAGCAGATATTCAGGGGATCCAAGGATATCGAACTGGATGAGGCCGGCCAGCGGCAGGCCGAGGCCCTGGGGGCCAGGCTCAAATCCCGCAGGATAGACGCCATCTATTCCAGCTCGCTGAAAAGGGCCATGGCCACCGCCGAGGCCATCGCCCGTCTGCAGGGCCTGCCGGTGATGGTTGGCCCGGGGCTGGTGGACATGTGCTTCGGGGAGTGGGAGGGGATGGCCCATCAGGAGGTAAAGCAAAAGTATCCCAAGCAATACCAGACCTGGCGGGAGAACCCCTGGAAGGCCAGGATACCGGGGGCCAGCAACATCAAGGATGTCCAGGCCCAGTCCCTGAAGGCCATCAAAGGCCTGGTCGAGGACAATCTTCCGGAATCCACCGTGGCGGTGGTCACCCACCGGGTGATCCTAAAGCTGATCCTGATGAAGATGCTGAACATGGAGCCGGAGGGTTTCTGGAATATCAAGCTTTCGTCCTGCGGGCTGACCACCGTGGAATGGGCCGGGGCAAGGTTCGTGTTGACCTGCCTGAACGACACCGGCCATCTGGCCGATCTGAATATCAAGCAAATCGATTTTTAG
- the cbiQ gene encoding cobalt ECF transporter T component CbiQ, which yields MPNIVNAIYNIRQFEELARRDSFIHRMHPLTKLLATLVYTVLLVSYDKYAIIALLPFVFFPVFVATAGRIPAGPLLKRLLYVEPMIIGIGLLNPLFDHGTVTVLGHTVSSGWLIFLSIFLKGTLAVVAALLLIATTGMDGVALSLRKLKVPKIFVLQMMLTYRYIYVLLEEAARTTQAYALRAFNKKGLKREVWGPLLGQILLRTIDRAQRVYDAMCLRGFAGEYHVGKAPRPGLGDFLYVMGWGTFFAASRAVNLPLWLGNLLAGAVK from the coding sequence ATGCCCAATATCGTAAACGCCATATATAACATCAGACAGTTCGAGGAGCTGGCCCGCCGGGATTCATTTATCCACCGGATGCATCCCTTGACGAAATTGCTGGCTACGCTGGTTTACACGGTGTTGCTGGTCTCCTATGATAAGTACGCCATCATAGCCCTGCTGCCTTTTGTGTTCTTTCCGGTATTCGTGGCTACGGCAGGGCGGATACCGGCCGGGCCGCTTTTGAAGCGGCTTTTGTATGTTGAACCGATGATCATCGGCATCGGGCTTTTAAATCCCCTGTTCGATCATGGTACGGTAACCGTTCTGGGACATACCGTATCGTCCGGTTGGCTGATCTTCCTGTCCATCTTTTTAAAAGGAACATTGGCTGTAGTCGCAGCCCTGCTTTTGATAGCCACTACCGGAATGGATGGAGTGGCGCTATCCTTAAGGAAATTGAAGGTTCCCAAAATATTCGTGCTGCAGATGATGCTGACCTACCGGTATATTTATGTTCTATTGGAGGAGGCCGCCCGGACCACGCAGGCCTATGCCCTTCGGGCCTTTAATAAAAAAGGACTTAAGCGAGAGGTGTGGGGACCTCTGTTGGGGCAGATCCTGCTGAGGACCATAGACCGGGCTCAGCGAGTTTATGATGCCATGTGCCTGCGGGGCTTTGCCGGTGAATACCACGTCGGGAAAGCGCCCCGTCCGGGCTTGGGCGACTTTTTGTATGTCATGGGCTGGGGAACATTTTTTGCCGCCTCACGAGCGGTTAACCTCCCCTTATGGCTGGGTAACTTGCTTGCTGGAGCCGTAAAATGA
- a CDS encoding cupin domain-containing protein codes for MTETKAFSISLDSEEQYKRLLTGPPQNHCFHSGLVTLSPGASVGTHNTEDYEEMVVVLEGQGEMLGAEGRIVINPRQAVYCPPHTEHDVLNTGNAPLKYIYIVTKTV; via the coding sequence GTGACGGAAACCAAGGCGTTTTCTATTTCGCTCGATAGCGAAGAACAGTATAAAAGATTATTGACCGGCCCGCCGCAAAATCATTGTTTTCATTCCGGATTGGTGACTCTGTCCCCGGGGGCTTCGGTGGGAACGCACAATACCGAGGATTACGAAGAAATGGTAGTGGTGCTGGAGGGCCAGGGGGAGATGCTGGGCGCAGAAGGCCGGATCGTCATCAACCCCAGGCAGGCGGTGTATTGTCCACCCCACACCGAACATGATGTGCTGAATACGGGCAATGCGCCCCTCAAGTACATCTACATCGTAACAAAAACCGTGTAA
- a CDS encoding energy-coupling factor ABC transporter permease yields MHMADALLSPAVGGAMWAATAGVAAYSIKKIQEDSDPKKIPLMGVMGAFVFAAQMINFSIPGTGSSGHLGGGLLLAILLGPYAGFLAMASILIIQALFFADGGLLALGANIFNLGFFTCFVTYPLIYKKIIGQEFSAKRIMIASLVAAIVGLQLGAFGVVLETVLSGKTELPFGAFVLMMQPIHLAIGIVEGLVTAAVISFVWKARPEILEKVSLNQPLGSLSLKKVMIRLAAVAILTGAVLSWFASSHPDGLEWSMFKASGKEELEAEGNIHQKMSGIQSKTAFLPDYGFKTSESQAPAEDAEGKWPAVSGGTSLSGLVGGSMTLLLAVFMGFIINVTNKVRKKSIK; encoded by the coding sequence ATGCATATGGCAGATGCCCTGCTCTCCCCGGCAGTGGGAGGAGCAATGTGGGCCGCTACCGCAGGAGTGGCCGCCTATTCCATTAAGAAAATACAAGAGGACAGCGATCCTAAAAAAATCCCCTTGATGGGCGTAATGGGGGCCTTTGTGTTCGCCGCCCAGATGATAAACTTCTCCATCCCCGGAACCGGCTCCAGCGGCCATCTGGGCGGAGGGCTGCTGCTGGCCATCCTGCTGGGGCCTTATGCCGGGTTCCTGGCCATGGCCTCCATCCTCATCATTCAGGCCCTGTTCTTTGCCGATGGGGGGCTGCTGGCCCTGGGTGCCAATATCTTCAATCTGGGTTTTTTCACCTGCTTTGTGACCTACCCGCTGATCTATAAAAAAATAATCGGCCAAGAATTTTCCGCTAAGCGAATTATGATTGCTTCTTTGGTTGCCGCCATTGTCGGACTGCAGTTGGGAGCCTTCGGGGTGGTGTTGGAGACAGTGCTTTCCGGCAAGACAGAGCTGCCTTTTGGCGCCTTCGTGCTTATGATGCAGCCGATTCACCTGGCCATTGGGATCGTTGAGGGATTGGTGACCGCGGCGGTGATATCCTTCGTCTGGAAGGCCCGGCCGGAGATACTGGAAAAGGTGTCTCTGAATCAGCCCCTGGGCAGCCTATCACTCAAAAAGGTGATGATAAGGCTGGCCGCGGTGGCAATATTGACCGGGGCGGTGCTTTCCTGGTTTGCCTCGTCTCATCCCGACGGCTTGGAGTGGTCCATGTTCAAAGCTTCTGGCAAAGAGGAACTGGAAGCCGAAGGCAATATCCATCAAAAAATGTCAGGCATCCAGAGCAAGACCGCCTTTTTGCCTGATTACGGTTTCAAAACATCCGAAAGTCAGGCTCCGGCTGAAGATGCTGAAGGGAAGTGGCCGGCTGTTAGCGGTGGCACCAGCCTCTCCGGATTGGTGGGAGGTTCTATGACTTTGTTGTTGGCGGTTTTCATGGGCTTCATTATCAATGTAACCAATAAAGTCAGAAAAAAATCAATTAAATAA
- a CDS encoding energy-coupling factor ABC transporter ATP-binding protein yields MSHHITEARDLFYSYPDGHQAVNGISFRIHHGESVGVIGANGAGKSTLLMLLTGILRPAKGEVVIGEVRLTKDTLNMIRQRLGMVFQNPDDQLFMTTVHDDVAFGPRNLKIDEPQVEQRVVSALEQVGILHLKDRAPFHLSAGEKRAAAIATVLSMTPDILILDEPTSSLDPKSRRRLMNILSSFEHTKIITSHDLDMVLELCKRTIIIKEGRIISDGPTKDILTDRKLMEEAGLEIPLSLQNCPVCGGGK; encoded by the coding sequence ATGAGCCATCATATCACCGAAGCCAGAGATCTTTTTTATTCCTATCCCGACGGCCATCAGGCTGTCAACGGCATATCATTTCGCATTCACCACGGCGAGTCGGTGGGCGTCATCGGCGCCAATGGGGCGGGAAAATCCACCCTGCTGATGCTTTTGACGGGCATCCTTAGGCCGGCAAAGGGCGAGGTGGTCATCGGCGAAGTCAGGCTTACCAAAGACACTCTGAACATGATCCGACAGAGGCTGGGAATGGTCTTCCAGAATCCCGACGACCAGCTTTTCATGACCACGGTCCACGACGACGTGGCTTTCGGCCCGCGCAACCTTAAGATCGACGAACCTCAGGTGGAGCAGAGGGTGGTCTCGGCCCTGGAACAGGTCGGAATATTGCACCTTAAAGACCGGGCCCCGTTCCATCTTTCGGCCGGGGAAAAGCGGGCCGCTGCCATCGCCACGGTGCTGTCCATGACCCCGGACATCCTGATACTGGACGAACCGACCTCGTCGCTGGACCCCAAATCTCGCCGTCGGCTGATGAATATCCTCAGTAGTTTCGAGCATACCAAGATAATCACCTCGCACGATCTGGACATGGTGCTGGAACTGTGCAAAAGGACCATAATAATCAAAGAGGGGCGGATAATATCGGACGGCCCGACAAAAGATATATTGACTGATCGGAAATTGATGGAGGAGGCCGGGCTGGAGATACCATTGAGCCTGCAGAACTGTCCGGTGTGCGGAGGGGGGAAATAG
- the tgt gene encoding tRNA guanosine(34) transglycosylase Tgt has translation MNFKLEHTSGQARQGAITTAHGDIPTPIFMPVGTQGTVKAMTPQDLKNVGARIILGNAYHLYLRPGQEMVKKAGGLHNFMSWDRPILTDSGGFQVFSLAELRKIKEEGVEFQSHLDGSYHTFTPENVMQLEVDLGADIIMNFDECIPYPSTYEYTEDSSARTTRWAKRCRQKFLELKNGDTDSQALFGIVQGGTHPELRQRSAREMVEIGFEGYAIGGLAIGEPKEATWEAIGAANQILPIDKPRYMMGVGFPEDIIRGISLGVDMFDCVMPTRNARNGTLFTASGKLAMKNARHQDDLAPVDESCDCYLCRNFSRAYLRHLFMSGEILAAHLATVHNLRFYLAMMENIRQAITDDKFDEWSQEFLNRYHSQQ, from the coding sequence ATGAATTTCAAATTAGAACATACTTCCGGCCAGGCCAGGCAGGGAGCGATTACTACCGCGCATGGGGATATTCCGACGCCCATCTTCATGCCGGTGGGCACTCAGGGTACGGTCAAGGCCATGACCCCGCAGGATCTTAAAAATGTCGGTGCTAGGATCATACTGGGCAATGCCTATCATCTCTATCTGCGGCCCGGACAGGAGATGGTCAAAAAGGCCGGGGGGCTGCATAACTTCATGAGTTGGGACCGGCCGATCCTCACCGATTCCGGAGGATTCCAGGTCTTCAGCTTGGCCGAGCTCAGGAAGATCAAGGAAGAAGGGGTGGAATTCCAATCCCACCTGGACGGCTCATATCATACTTTCACCCCGGAGAATGTGATGCAGTTGGAGGTTGACCTGGGGGCCGATATCATCATGAATTTCGACGAGTGCATTCCTTATCCTTCCACCTATGAATATACCGAGGATTCCTCCGCCCGGACCACCCGCTGGGCCAAAAGATGCCGGCAGAAATTTCTGGAATTGAAAAACGGCGATACCGACAGCCAGGCGCTTTTCGGGATCGTCCAGGGTGGAACCCATCCGGAACTGCGCCAGCGCAGCGCCCGGGAGATGGTGGAGATCGGCTTTGAGGGATATGCCATCGGCGGGCTGGCCATCGGGGAGCCCAAGGAGGCCACCTGGGAGGCCATCGGGGCCGCCAACCAGATCCTTCCCATCGATAAACCAAGATACATGATGGGAGTGGGATTCCCCGAAGACATCATCCGGGGCATCTCTCTGGGGGTGGACATGTTCGACTGCGTGATGCCCACCCGTAACGCCCGCAACGGGACCCTGTTCACCGCCTCGGGCAAGCTGGCCATGAAGAACGCCAGGCATCAGGATGATCTGGCCCCGGTGGATGAAAGCTGCGACTGCTACCTGTGCCGCAACTTCAGCCGGGCCTATTTAAGGCACCTGTTCATGTCCGGGGAGATATTGGCCGCCCACTTGGCCACGGTGCACAACCTGCGGTTCTATCTGGCAATGATGGAAAATATAAGGCAGGCCATAACGGATGATAAATTTGATGAATGGAGTCAGGAATTTCTTAACAGATACCACAGCCAGCAATGA
- the queA gene encoding tRNA preQ1(34) S-adenosylmethionine ribosyltransferase-isomerase QueA yields the protein MKLSEFDYKLPEELIAKNPTEKRDASRLMVLHRDDGRIEHRRFIDIVDYLDPSDILVVNNTKVIPARLIGHKKGTGGEVEILLLRQEAEDLWNCLVRPGRRLMPGAKVEFNDGLMEAEIMEYRPGGQRLVKFSHQGEFYQTLEKVGQVPLPPYIDRNPHEADRDRYQTIYAKESGAVAAPTAGLHFTPELMEKIRNKGVEVLEILLHVGWGTFKGVEAADIREHKMDAEFYNISQEVADKLKNGKTRNRRIIAVGTTTSRALESFGQSGKLSDWTEIFIYPPYEFKMVDALVTNFHLPKSTLIMLISALAGRENVMKAYQKAIKERYRFYSYGDAMMII from the coding sequence ATGAAGCTTTCCGAATTCGATTATAAACTGCCCGAGGAACTGATAGCCAAAAATCCCACTGAAAAAAGGGATGCCTCCCGGCTGATGGTGCTGCATCGCGATGACGGCAGGATAGAGCATCGCAGGTTCATTGATATCGTTGATTATCTGGATCCCTCCGACATACTAGTGGTCAATAACACCAAGGTTATCCCGGCCCGGCTGATCGGCCATAAAAAAGGGACCGGCGGGGAAGTGGAGATCCTTTTATTGCGGCAGGAGGCGGAGGATCTATGGAACTGCTTAGTGCGGCCGGGCCGCAGGCTGATGCCGGGCGCCAAAGTGGAATTCAACGATGGCCTGATGGAGGCCGAGATAATGGAATACCGTCCAGGTGGGCAGCGGTTGGTAAAATTCAGCCATCAGGGCGAATTTTATCAAACCCTGGAAAAAGTGGGGCAGGTGCCCCTGCCGCCCTATATTGACAGAAATCCTCATGAGGCGGACAGGGACCGTTATCAAACCATCTATGCCAAGGAATCCGGAGCGGTGGCTGCGCCTACCGCCGGTCTGCATTTTACACCGGAGCTGATGGAAAAGATCAGGAACAAGGGGGTAGAGGTGCTGGAGATACTGCTGCACGTGGGCTGGGGGACATTCAAAGGGGTGGAAGCGGCGGATATCCGGGAACATAAAATGGATGCCGAGTTTTACAATATAAGCCAGGAAGTGGCAGATAAATTAAAAAATGGTAAAACAAGAAATCGAAGAATTATAGCCGTAGGGACCACCACCAGCCGGGCTTTGGAGAGCTTCGGGCAGAGCGGCAAACTGTCAGACTGGACCGAGATATTCATCTACCCGCCTTATGAGTTCAAGATGGTGGACGCGTTGGTCACTAATTTTCACCTGCCAAAATCTACCCTGATCATGCTGATCTCGGCTTTGGCCGGGCGGGAGAATGTGATGAAGGCTTATCAGAAAGCGATAAAAGAAAGATATCGTTTCTACAGCTACGGCGATGCCATGATGATAATCTAA
- a CDS encoding metal ABC transporter substrate-binding protein, translated as MKIWTLSLLSACFLITGCAKKEYPARLIVVTSFYPMYIMTANIVKDVPGVKLVNMAPPFSGCLHDYQMTPQDMKTLSRADILVINGAGMESFLNDVIRQNTKMSVIDASENVELIEEKGTANPHIFVSISGAIQQVRNIEAGLEKADPEYIGYYRENVQRYLVKLEALKEKMQQALKDVKNRNIITFHEAFPYFAREFNLNILAVIEREPGSEPSAGELARTIELVRKNKVKALFAEPQYPAGSARVIAQETGAKVYTLDPAVTGPMEPDAYIAAMKKNLAVLQEALQ; from the coding sequence AGGAGTACCCGGCCCGGCTGATCGTGGTCACCTCCTTCTATCCCATGTATATCATGACGGCCAATATCGTGAAGGATGTTCCCGGGGTCAAATTAGTCAATATGGCCCCGCCATTCTCCGGCTGCCTGCATGATTACCAGATGACCCCGCAGGATATGAAGACCCTGAGCCGGGCGGATATCCTGGTGATCAACGGGGCCGGGATGGAGTCATTCCTGAACGATGTGATCCGGCAAAACACAAAGATGTCGGTAATAGATGCCAGTGAGAATGTTGAATTGATCGAAGAAAAGGGTACCGCCAATCCCCATATATTTGTCAGCATTTCCGGGGCCATCCAACAGGTGCGTAATATCGAGGCAGGGCTGGAAAAGGCCGATCCAGAATATATCGGCTATTACCGGGAGAATGTTCAGCGGTATCTGGTCAAGCTGGAAGCGCTGAAAGAAAAAATGCAGCAGGCGCTTAAAGATGTTAAAAACAGGAATATCATCACTTTTCATGAAGCCTTTCCCTATTTCGCCCGGGAATTCAATTTGAATATCCTGGCGGTGATAGAAAGGGAGCCGGGTTCGGAGCCCAGCGCCGGGGAGCTGGCCAGGACCATCGAGTTGGTAAGAAAAAATAAGGTCAAAGCCCTCTTCGCCGAGCCCCAGTATCCGGCCGGGTCCGCCCGGGTAATAGCGCAGGAGACCGGGGCCAAAGTTTACACCCTTGATCCTGCAGTCACCGGTCCCATGGAGCCGGATGCCTATATCGCCGCCATGAAGAAGAACCTGGCGGTACTACAGGAGGCCCTCCAGTGA